From a single Apium graveolens cultivar Ventura chromosome 2, ASM990537v1, whole genome shotgun sequence genomic region:
- the LOC141708424 gene encoding uncharacterized protein LOC141708424 isoform X1, translating into MVDGTFKETFLLFVLGCFLCPCSKDIPCHDLYSALSIVSNAQNYNWAKFVFDYLIKAIKEYKERKEESVEIEGANPGIGGCIHFLKIVFLQRVHPLTVDGDKPLISAWTNDRIKNAMKEDKILALKAEMKLVPLEKKRWGSVYARKKMKKDKQEPVLVDEMVREAIPRIKTMATSKVMPAEKALFLEENF; encoded by the exons ATGGTTGATGGAACCTTCAAGGAAACATTCCTGCTCTTTGTCTTGGGCTGCTTCTTGTGTCCATGTTCCAAGGACATTCCCTGTCATGATCTTTACAGTGCCCTGTCTATTGTATCTAATGCTCAAAACTACAATTGGGCCAAATTTGTTTTTGATTACCTTATTAAGGCAATCAAGGAAtacaaagaaagaaaagaagagagTGTAGAGATCGAAGGAGCGAATCCGGGGATCGGAGGCTGCATTCACTTCTTGAAG ATTGTTTTTCTCCAGAGGGTGCATCCGCTGACTGTTGATGGTGATAAACCGTTAATTTCAGCTTGGACAAATGATAGAATAAAGAATGCAATGAAAGAGGATAAGATACTTGCATTAAAAGCGGAGATGAAGCTTGTCCCTTTGGAGAAGAAAAGGTGGGGTTCTGTTTATGcaaggaagaagatgaagaaggatAAGCAAGAGCCTGTT TTGGTGGATGAGATGGTGAGGGAAGCAATTCCGAGAATAAAAACAATGGCAACGAGCAAAGTCATGCCTGCGGAGAAGGCATTGTTTCTCGAAGAAAACTTCTAG
- the LOC141708424 gene encoding uncharacterized protein LOC141708424 isoform X2 — MVDGTFKETFLLFVLGCFLCPCSKDIPCHDLYSALSIVSNAQNYNWAKFVFDYLIKAIKEYKERKEESVEIEGANPGIGGCIHFLKIVFLQRVHPLTVDGDKPLISAWTNDRIKNAMKEDKILALKAEMKLVPLEKKRWGSVYARKKMKKDKQEPVVVGG; from the exons ATGGTTGATGGAACCTTCAAGGAAACATTCCTGCTCTTTGTCTTGGGCTGCTTCTTGTGTCCATGTTCCAAGGACATTCCCTGTCATGATCTTTACAGTGCCCTGTCTATTGTATCTAATGCTCAAAACTACAATTGGGCCAAATTTGTTTTTGATTACCTTATTAAGGCAATCAAGGAAtacaaagaaagaaaagaagagagTGTAGAGATCGAAGGAGCGAATCCGGGGATCGGAGGCTGCATTCACTTCTTGAAG ATTGTTTTTCTCCAGAGGGTGCATCCGCTGACTGTTGATGGTGATAAACCGTTAATTTCAGCTTGGACAAATGATAGAATAAAGAATGCAATGAAAGAGGATAAGATACTTGCATTAAAAGCGGAGATGAAGCTTGTCCCTTTGGAGAAGAAAAGGTGGGGTTCTGTTTATGcaaggaagaagatgaagaaggatAAGCAAGAGCCTGTTGTAG TTGGTGGATGA